In Planctomycetia bacterium, the genomic stretch GAATACTGGCGCACTGATACGGGATCGCTGCACCACGACCGGAAGATTCGTGTCTTCGACGGCGAGCGCCTGGAAGTGAGCATGCCGGCGGGAACGTCTCGCGATGGCACGCTGATGTCGCAAGCGGAGTTCATCTTGTTGCACTCCGGCGAAGTCCTGCCGATCGGACTGTTCATTGCGCCGTTGAATAAGGAATTCGGCGCCACCGCGCTGCCTCCGCTCGAGCCGCGGACGAACGAACCCGTGTCGCCCGGAGAAATTTGCCTTGCTGGCCAACAGGGCTTACTCCTACTGTGGGTCGACCAGGCGCGTCCTGAGATCATTCGCCGCTTTCAAGTGCGCAAGCAGAGCGGCGCGGCATGGATTGAAGGAGAAATCGAGTGGTCAGAAAACGCCGCCATCGGACCGGCCCCGGCGCGTTGGCTCGTAACGACGTTCGACGACGACGGCAAAGTACGCCAGGTCCACGACGGCCGCGTCACGCGCTGTGAATTCAACGCGCCGATCGCCGAGTCGGAGTGGCGCATTACCTACCCCGCCGGGGCGCGTTTTCACGACATGATTGCGCAAAAAGAATATGTGGTCGACGAACAGGGCGAATTGCAGCCGGCGGGCATGGCACAAGCAGCCGCCGGCCAGCGCGGCAATGGTTGGCTCGGCTATTCATTGCTGGCAGCGGCGCTACTGGCGGGCATGTCGTGGTGGCGGTCACGGCGGATGACGAGTCGCAGTCCGTTCTAGCGGGTAGTCATAGGCGGTGTGTGGCTTGGAAGTGTTTTCCTTTCTTCAACTTGAGGAGATGTACGATGGGGCGCGCGATTTGTTTGGCCTTAGCGGTGATGTGCGGCATCGGCGGCGCGGGGTTGCTACTCACGGAACGTAGCGAAGCGGCCGGCTGTATCATCGCCTGCCGCAACTTCACGTATGTCTGTGGCGGCTCCGACGATATCGACGACTGCATCATCTACAACCCGCCGCAGGCGCACGATCAATACTATTCCGCTGTCACAGATGGAATTTGGAAGCACTCGATGTATCCCCAAGAATGCGAAGTCTGGGAGGGGCCCGGCGGTACCGCTTGCCCGAATATCAATCCCGGCTTGATCCAGGAGTGCGTGACTTGCGTCCCGCGCACGCAATATGGCGACGTGCCGCGCTACATGTGCTATATCACGCCGCCGTCGTCCACGTAGGGCATCGCGAGTCGATCCGAAACCGAATTTAACCGATGCGCCGCGGCGATATTCGCTGAGGCGCGCCGCTGGAGATCCGCGCCATGAAACTGCATACAGTCGTGTTGCCGGTGACAGGGGTGCTTTTGGCGGCGATTGGCTTGCGGCTAGGCTATTCACGCCTGGTAGCGCCGCTGGAACATGGCCGCCTGGAGATTCCGCCGGAGCGATTGAACTTCGGCACAGCGCTGGTGCAGGACGATTTCGTCTATCGCCTCCCTGTTGAGAACCGATCGGCGTATCCCGTGGAAATCGCATCGTTCGAGCGGTCTTGCGGTTGCACCATCGTTACGCCGAACGCGTTCACGCTCGCGCCATCCGAAACCCGTTGGCTGCAGTTGAATCTCGATCTGCACGGCGCCGACGGATTCGAATTCAGCGGCGAGGAGCGTGACTTCGCCGTCGACCTGCGGCCGGTCTACGCCAAGGCCATGACCCCCGGCGAAACGTGGCGGGTCATCGGAAGGATTCAATCCCCCTTCAACGTGTCGCCGCGGCACCCACGTTTCGCCACCGAGGCGCTCGTGGCCGGCAGCGACTTCCGGCCGCTCGAGTTCTCAATCGAGCCGCGACAAAAAGGACAAGAACTGCGGGTTTCGCCCACCAGTCGGTCAGCGCCCGCGCGCGTGGAGTGTGCACACATCGGCGACGCAACTCAAGTGACGCTCGTACCCGAGCCGTTGTTGCCGGTCGGCGATCACGTTTTCCGACTGTCAGTCGAGTGGATTAATAGGGAATCTACGCCGTTGCCGCCGTTCGAATTACGCGTTGTCGGCCGTGTCGTGCCCGACGTGCAGTTGGAACCGTCGCACGTGAGACTCGATCTTTCAGCCGACGGCGCGACGCCCGAGACTCGCACAATAAGGTTGAAATCACGGACTGGAACGCCATTTAAAGTGATTGGCGTGGGCAATCCGGAGGAAGTAATAGAAGTCGAGCCAACGACTGCGAACGGCGCGGCTGCGATCGAACACGAATTCAGAGTCCGTGGCGTGTCCGCGACGCGTGGCCTGGTAGTACAACTGGTACAGTTCAAGATTCGCTCGACGAGCGAGCGCGTCGGCGAGTTCGAAGCACCGCTGCAAGTGGTGCTGCGCACGCAGTGAGGCGCTACATGAACATCTGGTCCGCTCGCTATTGCCACGGGAGGCTCTTGCTATTCGCACTGGCGCTCGCGTCAGACATTTCGTCCGCGCAGGCACAGTACTTCGAGAAGTCGCCAGAAGAAATGCTTCGCGAGAAAGTAGAGGAGGCTCGCGAAGGCTGGAAGCGGAAGCCGCGACCGATTGATCCGGACGTCGAGAACTTGAAGGCGGCGTGGAAGCACCGTGCGGCAAAGATCAAGACCGCGCGCATCAAATGGACTCTCACGCGCACTGACATGGCGGGATCGCTCAACGGCGTTCGGACGATGAACCTCCACGGCGCAGGCATGCTTCCAGCCGTTGACACAACCACGAAGATGGATTTTGAACTGCTCTATAAAGATGGATTCGTGAGGCTGGAGCAACGCGGGCAGACGTGGCACGCCGGCTCTGAACAGCCGATCGACGCGCATCACGCCTATGCGTATGGACTCGACAAAGTGAAATACTTTACGACATCGAGTGGCCCGGGCGTTCATCCGTATGCCGGCATCGTTAGTCCGGCCGACGAAGTTTCGTATTTGAGTAGTTTGGACTGTTTGCCGCTGGGAATCCTGCTATCCCCTTTGGACGCGCGCATTTCGAGTTGGACCGACTGCGGGCCGATCGAACGCATTGCAAGCAAGGACGACGCCGAGGGAAGATGCTATGAGGTCGCGCAACAAGGACTGCCATCGCCGCAAGGCAGCCGCTTTTGGGTTTCCGAAGCGAAACCAGGGAAACTGTTGAAGTTCGAGTTACGACGAAAAGATGACTCCATTCGACTTGCGGCGGATGTCGGCTGGACGGACGCCGAGGGCATCGGCGCGATTCCGGCGTTCTGGACGCTGGTCTCACTCGATGTCGACGGACGTGTCGAACGCGTCAAGGAAAACGTGATTACGGAAATTGCCCTAAATGTGCCGCTGACGGATGGGGATTTGGACATCGGATTTCCGCCAGGCACGCCCGTGTTCGATCTCTTGAAGGACGCGCGTTTCATTGTGAATGACGCTGGCGAGCTGCTGCCGCTCTCGCCGAATGCCGCCCTGCCACACTTTGGAATGCCATGGGCGGTTTTCGCGTCACTGATCGCGATCGTAGCACTTCTGGCATTTCGCCGCCGAATCGCTTCATGAATACTTGCATCGCAGCACCTGTAGTCCTGTGCGAGCGCCCGTTGTCACCGCTGCGCAACGCGACCGCATCGCGCCTGAGAAGTGAGATCGCCGTCGGCGCCTGTGTCGCGGCGGTGGTCGTCGGGATCGCCGCGCGCCTCTGGCAAATTGACCTCGTTTTCCTCTACTCCGATGAATCATTTACCTGGCGCGTCTGCCGGCTGCCATTCACGGAGATGCTGCAACGCGTGGGGGCCGATACGTTGCCGCCGTTGCACTTTGTGATGCTCAAGGCGTGGATGGCGATGTTCGGCGACGCCCCCTGGGCGTTGCGCGCCCCGAGCATCTTGGCCGGACTGATCTGCATCCCAGTGATGTACTTCATCGTGAAGGAAGCATGCCGATTTCATCCGCGCGCCTCGCGGGGCGCCGCATTGGCCGCAATGCTGATGAGCGTAAACGCGGTGCAAATCACGCACAGCCGCATCGCACGGCCCTATCCGTTGGCGGAACTGGCGGGACTGTGCGCCACGTGGCTGTTGCTTCGAGCGCTGCGACAAAGCCGAAAAGTTGCAAAAGGCGAGCTTGTGCAGCCATCGCCCGGGAACGCATGGTGGTGGACCGCCTATGGGACGGTTGCCGGTCTTTTCTGTTTAGGACATCACTTCGCATTCTTCACGTTGGTAGCACATGGTGTCGTGGCGCTCGGCATGGCGACTTGCTTGGCGATGAAACGCCAGCGAGAACTAGCA encodes the following:
- a CDS encoding glycosyltransferase family 39 protein, with the protein product MNTCIAAPVVLCERPLSPLRNATASRLRSEIAVGACVAAVVVGIAARLWQIDLVFLYSDESFTWRVCRLPFTEMLQRVGADTLPPLHFVMLKAWMAMFGDAPWALRAPSILAGLICIPVMYFIVKEACRFHPRASRGAALAAMLMSVNAVQITHSRIARPYPLAELAGLCATWLLLRALRQSRKVAKGELVQPSPGNAWWWTAYGTVAGLFCLGHHFAFFTLVAHGVVALGMATCLAMKRQRELA